The following DNA comes from Oxobacter pfennigii.
CTCAAGGTCAATTACGACATCGGATGAAATGCTGCAGGAATTATTAAACCTAAAGAGATAATGAGGATTAGTATATGATAAAACTTACAGGCTTAAACAATAGGGAGTTTTATTTAAACTGTGAATTAATAGAAAAAATTGAAGTCACTCCGGATACCATAATAAGCACAACAAGCGATAAAAAATATGTTGTGAAGGAGTCTCCGGAGGTCATCATTAAAAGCATAATCGACTTCAAAAGGAAATACATGATGAGTATTCCGGAGGTTATAAAATAATGAAAAAAAGTGATATGGCAACCACCATAGGATTGTTTTTTGGATTGTGCGCTATAATTATCGGAATGGCCTTGGACAGCGGGAAATTTAATCCCGCTGCTCTGGCACTGTTCTGGGACTTGCCTTCAGTATTCATTACTGTGGGAGGCTCATTTTTCACAGTGCTTATAGCATTTCCTATGGATACGGTTAAAAACCTTCCCAAAACCTTGAGAAATGCCTTTATAGAAAAGAAGATGGCTCCACTGGAGATAATAGACAAGTTTGTTGAGCTTTCCAAAAGAGCCAGAAAGGAAGGCTTATTGTCCATGGAAGATGAAATTGAGGCAATAGACGACAAATTCCTTAAAAACGGTATACAGATGGTGGTAGACGGTCTGGAGCCTGAAACAATAAAAGAAATCATGGAGCTTGAAATAAGTGCCATGGAAAAAAGGCATTCAAACGGTATTAATTTGCTTAAAGCCTGGGCGGGATATGGCCCTGCCTACGGTATGATAGGTACATTAATAGGATTGGTACAAATGCTTGCAAATTTAAACGACCCAGGTGCATTGGGCCCGGGTATGGCTAAAGCTATAGTTACATCCTTTTATGGTTCTGTAATGGCAAACTTCATTTTCAGTCCTCTTGCGGGAAAGCTGGAATTAAAAAGCTCGGAGGAGTCGGAAACCAGGGAGATGATGCTGGAAGGTGTCCTTTCAATACAGGCAGGAGTAAACCCCAGGGTTATTGAAGATAAGCTTAAGACCTATTTATCGCCTGATGAAAGGCTGGATGCGCTGAGATCAAATACTGAAAGAGAAGCGGTGTTGGACAATGACTAGAAAAAAGGCAGAAAAAAAGGAAATCAGTCAGGAATGGCTTACAACTTACTCGGATATGATGACACTTTTGTTGACTTTCTTTGTGCTTTTATATTCTTTCTCCATAATAGACACCATTAAATTTAGAAAATTATCAAGTTCTTTAGCTTCTGCATTAAACAACAGCGGTGCTGATATGTTTGAGGTATACGAAACCTCGGGGGATGTTCCTGTAATAGGAGAAGAAGTTCCGGGAAGTGATGTATTGCCCAATCAAAACGGCAATGCCATGTACAATGCCGTTACGGAATTTGTTAATGACAACAACTTAGGCGAATATGTAACCATTAAGGAAAGCGCTAGGGGTATAATAATTGAATTTAAAGACAGGATCCTTTTTGATACCGGTAGGGCCGAAATAAAAAATGAAGGTGTGCCGGTGCTCATGAAAATAACAGAATTAATCGGCAATATGCCAAACGATATAATTATAGAAGGTCACACAGACAATGTACCCATAAGCACAGCTCAGTTTCCTTCAAACTGGGAATTGTCTTCCGCGAGGGCTTTGAGGGTAATGTGGTACCTGACGGAAAACAGGGGCTTGGATCCAAAAAGATTTTCGGTACAGGCCTTTGGTGAGTATAACCCCATAGCCGGCAACGATACCCCTGAGGGAAGGGCACAAAACAGGAGAGTTAACATATTGATTTTGTCCAAAAATGATGAGGAATTAAATCAGGTGAACATGCCGTAAAAGTTATTTATATTATAGCAATTATTAGCAAAACGAATTACTGAAGAATGGAGAGTTAAGTTTATGAATAAGAAGATGCTGCCGGTAATTATACTTGTCGTACTTTTTATTGTAGCAGCCGTTCTGGCAATTATATTATTCAGATTGGGAATAATCTCACCCACTTCAAATTCAGGTGCTCCGCCAAAGGAGATTACATTTGACGTAGGAGAGTATTCCGTTAATCTGGATGAGCCGGGGTACAGGAGATATATGAAAACCAATATATTCGTCGGCTATACTGTGAAAAAGCTGGAAAAAGAGCTTGCCGAAAAGACTCCGCAGATGAGAAGCATAATAACCGATATACTGAGGAGTAAAAAGGTTGAAGATGTGAGTTCCACGGATGCCATGGAAGTCATAAAAGGCGAGATTAAGAACAGCATAAATGAAATCCTTACCACAGGTAAAATAGACAATATATATATTACTGATATTATAATTCAATAAAAGGGGATAAAAATGGACGCACAATTGGCAGCGAGCTTTTTAAAGCTTATAATATTTCTCCCGGTAGTTATTTTACTTGCCTATATCAGTTTAAAGCTGGGAGGGCAGAAAATGTTAAACGGGGGAAGCCGGATTATAAAAATTATAGAGAGGGTGCCTATAACAAGTAAAAGCTATCTCTGTGTTGCTGTCATTAACGGTAAGCCTTATATTGTAAGCTCTTCAGAGGAAAAAGTGGAGATACTTATGGAGCTTCCCATGGAGACAATGGAAAAATACAAAAGGGAAGGAAGCTTCAAGGATAATTTTCTTGAAAATTTAAACCTTTTCATCAACAGGAAGGAAAGACCATGAAAAGAAAAGTAATATTCACCACAGCACTTTTTGTTGCATTGATTTGTATGACATATATAGCTTATGCACAGCCTGCTAGGCTCCCTATACCCAATATCGGCATACAAGTCGGACAAGCTGAAAACCCCCAGGATTATGTAGACAGCATAAAGCTTATGATTATCATAACAATCCTGGCTCTGGTGCCGTCCTTTATAGTATTGATGACATCATTTACAAGAATTGTCGTGGTTTTATCCTTTGTAAGAAATGCATTATCAACACAGCAGACTCCTCCAAACCAGGTGCTTATTGGACTTGCCCTGTTTCTTACTCTGTTTATAATGGCTCCTGTTTATACAACTGTTAATGAAGAGGCAATAAAGCCTTATCTGGAAGAGACGATAACGCAGCAGGAAGCCATTGAAATAGGCTCAAAGCCCATACGGGATTTTATGCTCAAACAGACAAGGCAAAAAGACCTGGCATTGTTTATAAGTGCAGCACAATTAGAGCAGCCGGAAGCTGCGGAAGATGTTCCCTTTACAGCTCTTATTCCGGCTTTCGTCATAAGTGAACTTAAAACGGCATTCCAGATTGGATTTTTAATATATATACCTTTTATCGTAATAGATATGATAGTTGCAAGTATACTTATGTCCATGGGTATGTTCATGCTGCCACCCGTTACAATATCACTGCCCTTTAAGCTTTTACTCTTCGTAATGGTGGACGGTTGGTATCTTGTAGTTAAATCCTTGCTGGAAAGTTTTGCTTAAGGAGAGGATAAAATGACGGAAAGCTTTATAGTAGGTGTTGCAAAAGACGCATTATTAAGTGTTATAACCATATCGGGGCCAATCCTCGCCATATCTTTAGGCGTGGGTCTTTTAATAAGCATTTTTCAGGCGACAACCCAGATACAGGAGCAGACTTTAACCTTTGTCCCCAAGATTATTGCGGTTTTTATATCCATAATAATCTTAGGTCCCTGGATGCTTCAAACGTTGGTATCTTTTACTCAGAGGATGTTTGATGCTATACCCTTGATGGTGCGCTGATAATTATGAATATGGATTTTAACCTCTTTGTCGTATTTTTTTTAATATTTATAAGAGTAATAAGCTTCTTAGGAACATCGCCCCTTATGATGATAAAAGGCATTCCAAACATGGTCAAAGCAAATTTAGGCGTATTTATAGCCTTGCTGATTTTTAACTTTGCTCCCTATGACTCAAGCATTATTCCAGAGACTACCTTTGGACTTATAAGCGTGGCGGCAGGTGAGTGCGTTTTAGGCTTATCCATGGGCTATATATCAACGTTGTTTTTAAATGCTGTAATGATGTCGGGACAGCTTATGGATATGCATGTAGGCTTTGGAATGGTAAGTCAGTTTGACCCAATGACTTCAACTGAAGTTTCAATATTAGGAAGCCTTTCAAATTTAATCGGACTTTTAGTGTTTTTAATAATAGACGGTCATCACATAATCATTGAAGCCATAATAGAAAGCTACAATGTGGTGCCTCTTTTGGGAGTAAATATCCCGCCTGAGGCCGGGACTTATGTATTGATGCTTTTTATAAAATTAGTGGCTGTTTCCCTGAAACTGGCAGCTCCAATAATAGTAGTGATATTTATAACCGAAATCGCCATGGGGCTCATTGCGAGAACAGTACCCCAGCTTAATATACTTATGATGGGAATGCCCCTTAAAGTACTCTTAGGATTGTTTGCTTTTTCGGCAGCCATCCCGGGTCTTATTCACATGTATATAAAGGTTTTTGAAGGTATTCCAGGCGATTTGAACAATTTTTTCAGCCTGTTTCCGCTGCTTATTATGTTTGCATCGGAAGAAAAGACCGAAGACCCTACATCAAAGAAAAGGTCCGATGCCAGGAAAAAAGGACAGGTAGCTAAAAGCAGGGAGTTTACTGCTGCCATATCCATGATAGGCATAACCGTTTTAGCTTTTTCACTCAGCAATTACGGTCTCCAGCAAACAAGGCTCTTCCTTACAAGAAGCCTCACCAATGCCGGTAAGATGGAAATGATTGAAGGAGACGTATTTGATACTTTGATTTACTCCGCAATGGAATTTATGAAGATAACCCTACCTGTTTTTGGTGCCGTTATGTTAATAGGTATAATAGCAAATCTGGTCCAAACGGGATTTATATATTCAACAGAACCGTTAAAGCCAAAGCTCAGCAAGCTTAATCCCATTGAAGGATTTAAAAGGATGTTTTCAGGCAAAGCAGTAGTCGAAATGCTTAAGTCTGCCGCCAATATACTTATAATCGGGTATATTATTTATTCCTTTATAAAAGAGGAATTTTATAATATTTTAAAGCTATCGGACATGAGCATTGAAGCTTTGTTTGAAATGCCAAAAAGGCTGGTTCAGTCCGGACTTATAAGAGTTACTTTAGTTGTATGCGTGTTGGCAATAATCGATTTCTTCTATCAAAGATATGCTTATAAAAAAGAACTGAAAATGACCAAGCAGGAAGTAAAAGAAGAATACAAGCAGATGGAAGGAGACCCCCAAATCAGGTCCAGGATAAGGCAAAAGCAAAGGGAAATGGCAATGAGAAGAATGATGCACGAAGTGCCTAAATCCACAGTCATTGTAACAAACCCTACCCATCTTTCCATTGCATTGAAATACGAGCAGGGTAAAGACAGCGCTCCCATGGTAATTGCTAAAGGAGCGGATTTTGTGGCAATAAAAATAAGAGAAATTGCCAAAGAAAACAAAATACCCATTGTCGAAAACAAACCTGTGGCCAGGATGCTGTATGACAAGGTAGAAATAAACGAAAGCATTCCCGTTGAGATGTACCAGGCAGTAGCTGAGATAATGGCTATTGTATACAATTTAAAGAAGAAAATGTGAGGATGAATGCATTGGAAAAGAGCATAGGTTCAATTAAAAATATATTTTTAAGTACAGATACATTAGTCGCCCTTGGTGTAATAGGAATATTGGTATTATTCATAATACCCATGAGCCCTACGGTTCTTAGCCTGCTCTTGGTATTTAATCTTACTATATCCCTTATTATACTTCTTTTAACAATGTTTACAACAGATATACTTCAGTTTTCGGTATTTCCTACCCTCCTTCTTATAACCACTCTTTTCAGATTGGGGCTTAACATATCCTCAACCAGGCTTATACTTACTGAAGGAAATGCAGGAGAAGTAATCGATGCCTTCGGAAACTTCGTTGTAAGAGGGGATTATGTAGTCGGTGTAATTATATTCATCATCATATTCATAATCCAGTTTGTGGTAATTACAAACGGTTCCGGCAGGGTGGCAGAGGTTGCAGCAAGGTTTACATTGGACGCCATGCCCGGAAAGCAGATGAGCATAGATGCCGACCTTAATGCCGGTATAATAAATGAAAAGGAAGCCCAGGAAAGAAGAAGAAATCTTCAGCAGGAAGCAGATTTTTACGGTTCCATGGATGGCGCCAGCAAATTCGTTAAAGGAGATGCTATAGCTGGAATAATAATCACTATTGTAAATATATTAGGCGGGATAATTGTAGGCATGCTGAATATGAACTTAACTGCTATGGAAGCTTTGGAGAAATTCTGCCTTCTAACCATAGGAGACGGCCTTGTAAGCCAGATACCGGCTCTGTTGATTTCAACAGCCGCAGGTATATTGGTTACCAGGAATCTTAATAATAACAGCTTCGGCAAGGAAGTATCCTCTCAGCTTACGGCTTTTCCTAAGGTTATAGGTATTGCCTCGGTAATACTTTTAGGACTGGGGCTTGTGCCCTCACTCCCTAACATACCTTTTTTAATATTGGCAGCTTGTACAGGCTTCTTTGCATATACACTGTATAAGGAAGAGAAGAAAATTAAAATATCCCAAAAGGCTGAGGCAGAAATGGCTGAAATATTGCCTATACAAAAAGAACCTGAGAATATCATGAATTTATTCCAGGTGGATACTTTGGAAATTGAAATAGGCTACGGCCTTATACCACTGACTGATACAAGCTCCGGCGGCGATTTGCTGGACAGAATCGCAGCTGTAAGGCGCCAGTGTGCGACAGAGCTTGGAGTTGTAGTACAGCCTATTAGGATAAGGGACAACCTGCAGTTATCCACTAATGAATATAAATTTAAGATTAAAGGCATTGAAGTGGCAGGAGGAGAAGCGCTGCACAACTATCTTTTAGCTATGGATCCGGCAGGGGCTTCAATTGATATAGAAGGTATAAAAACAAATGAGCCTACCTTCGGACTTCCGGCGGTATGGATAACAAAGGATAAGAAGGACAGGGCAGAAATGAAAGGCTTGACTGTGGTTGACCCTGTTACCGTTCTTATTACCCATTTGACAGAGGTAATAAAGCATCACAGTCACGAACTTTTAGGACGCCAGGAAGTAAAGCTTCTGATAGATACGGTAAGGGAAAGCTATAATGCTGTTGTGGACGAGCTTATACCGGACTTGATGTCTATAGGCGAGGTTCAAAAAGTTCTTCAAAATCTTTTGAAGGAAAGAGTGCCTATAAGAGATATAATAACCATTTTAGAAAGCCTGGCAGACAATGCAAGAAGCACGAAGGATACAGAGGTTTTAACGGAGTATGTAAGGTTTTCACTGGGCAGGGTTATATGCAGGCCTTTTGTTGATGAAACCAATTCAATAAATGTAATTACAATGCATCCAAAGCTTGAGCAGCTTATAAATGATAATATTCATAAATCTTTTCAGGGGTCATTTCCTTCATTGAACCCGGCGGACACTGAAAATATATTTAAAAGCATTAAGAATATAGTTGATTCAAACATGTTTTATAACAATACTCCAATACTTTTGTGTTCTCCCAGGATAAGGCCGGCATTAAGGCGCATGACCGAAATGGTGTTCCCAGAAATACCTGTGCTGTCAATGAATGAAATCCCCGGAAGCATTGGCATTAATTCGGTAGGGGTGGTGAGCCTGGATGATAATTAAAAAATATGTAGCCGACACCATGAATGAAGCATTAAATTTGATTCGATATGAATTAGGCCCCGAAGCAGTCATTGTAAGCAAAAGAAGCATAAGGCAAAAAGGTGTAATGGGTTTGTTTCTGCCAAAAAAACTTGAGGTAACGGCAGCCATTGATGAATCTTCCAAGGAAGATGAAATACCCGAGGAGGAGACTAGGCCTTTTGCAGAAGAACTCTCAAAAGCTGAAATTGAGCAGGAAATAAGCGAAGTTAAAGTAATGCTTCAGCAGCTGGTGGAAAATAAGGAAGAATCTAAAAGCAATAAAAAGAACCGCAAAAATCATGGAATCAAAAGGATTTTATCCGAACGGGATGTCAGCGAAGAAGTTATAGAAGATTTAGTAAATAAAGCAAAGGAAAAAGATAAATACAAGGGTTCATCAAGGCTTCCCGATAAAGCCGTCATTGAGGAAATCGAGGATAGAATAAATGTTGAAAAATTAGGCGAAGGAAGGCTCATGGCCTTTGTCGGTCCTACAGGCGTGGGAAAAACCACAACCATTGCCAAGCTTGCTGCTCTGAAGGCTTTAAGTTCGGGCAAAAAGGTTGGACTTATAACAATTGATACTTATAGAATAGGGGCTGTTGAGCAGCTTAGAATTTATGCGGATATATTAGGGCTGCCTTTTGAGGTAATAAACCATACAAGGGATGTAGAAAAGTCCATTAAAAATCTCTCTGGCTGTGATTATATTTACATCGATACCACAGGAAGAAGCGTCAAGAACTTGATGCAGCTGTCTGAGCTTAGGATGTATCTTGATAAATTAAAGCCTGACAGCATAACATTAGTGGTCAGCATGACCACTAAATACAATGATCTTTTGAAAATACTTGATGGTTTCAGCGCCATGAATTACGACAATATAATTCTCACTAAATTCGATGAAACAACAACCTATGGTTCCATTTTGAATGTAATAAGCAATACAAAGGCTCCTGTATCTTATATAGCAATAGGGCAAAACGTGCCTGACGATATTGAAGAAGCTACAAAAGAAAAGCTCCTTGATCTTATTTTAGGTGAGGGGGCGATGTAATGGACCAGGCTCAAAACCTCAGAAGGCATGTTGCGGAGTATCGAAAAAGGAAAAAGAAAAACAAGCGGGATATCAGGGTTATTACCGTGGCCAGCGGTAAAGGCGGAGTGGGAAAAACCAATTTTTCGGTGAACCTTGCCATAGCATTAAAGGAGCAGGGTAATGATGTAGTAGTTTTGGATGCGGATCTAGGCCTTGCCAACGTTGATGTAATAATAGGCGTTATAGCAAAATCCAATCTTTACGACGTGATTTTCAGCAATAAAGGTATAAATGATATATTGATAAACGGTCCGGGAGGTATAAAGGTTGTTCCGGGAGGCTCAGGAATAGAGAGCTTGGCTGAATTGACAGAATCTCAGAGAAAGATACTATCGGATAAATTCAGCGATCTTAAGGATACGGATATTTTGATAGTGGATACAGGCGCCGGAATATCAAAAAATATATTGGGCTTTATTGCCGTATCCGATGAGGTTATAGTCGTTACAACTCCGGAACCTACGGCAATTACCGACGCATACAGTCTGATGAAGGTAACTTTAAGCCACCTTCCCAAGACCAGGATTAATCTGGTGGTAAACAGGGCTATGACTCCCAAGCAGGGGGAAGTAACCTATCAAAGACTGTCAAGGGCAGTTAAGAATTTTCTTAATAAGGATGTTAATTACTTAGGTTATGTTATAGATGATTTAAAGGTAAGGGCGGCCGTCATGGACCAGATACCTTTCAAGGTGGCCTATCCATCCTGTGATGCCAGCAAATGCCTGAACACAATTGCTGCATCCCTTTTAGGAAACGAGGTTGAGACAAAGAGTACAGGCGGCGGTATAAAAGGTTTTATTAATAAAATTTCCTATCTTTTCAGCAAACTGGACTGATAAATTATTTCGAGAGGAGGGTTTCAAATTGGGTTTATATGCTATGGATTGTGAAAGCAGAGAAGATACAATATTAAGATATCTTCCGCTGGTAAAATTTATTGCAAGCAGGATAGCTATTGGAAAAATGTCGCCTGTGGATTCTGATGACCTTATTAATTATGGTGTCATAGGCCTTATTGATGCAATAGACAAGTTCGACCCCAAAAGGGGAGTAAAATTTGAAACCTATGCCAGTTTAAGAATCAAGGGTGCAATAATCGATGAATTGAGAAAGATAAGCTGGATGCCCAGAAGCGCCATGGGAAAGGTCACAAGGCTTAATGAGGTAAGGGAAGAACTAAAGGAAAAACTGGGCAGAGATCCTAAAAACAGCGAGCTCTCCGAAGCTCTTGACTTACCTATTGAGGATTTGCAAAAGATTGAGGGATATGTGAATTACCTTTCTGTGGTTTCTTTAGATGAGATAATATTCCATTCCGACGATGATGATATATTTTTATCTGCCACAATAGAGGATGTTAAAAGCCCCCGCCCCGAAATGATACTGGAAGACAAAGAAAAAATGCAGCTTTTAAAGAAATCCATTGAAATGCTCAATGAAAAGGATAAACTTGTTTTAAGTCTTTACTATTATGAAAAATTAACACTGAAAGAAATAGGGCAGATAATGAGTATATCCGAATCAAGGGTTTCCCAGCTGCACAGCAGGGTTATATTAAGATTAAGGGACAACCTTAAAAAGCTTAAATATCAGTAGCTATTCGCCTATGTCATATGTTTGGAGGATATATGCAGTATATAGTTTTTGCTGTTGGAATTATATTAATTATAATAGGAGTAAGGGGTTCCCAGAAAAGAAGTGAGCCTGTTGTTGAAAAGGCTGCTGAGGAGCAGGAGATACCAAAGCCGGAGTTTGTCTTTCAGGTATTGGGTTATGAGGAAAAGTTCAAGGAATTCTTGGAGGAAAGCGATATCATGTATAAATTGGACACTTTGGAGGATAAATTGGACTTACTCTGGAGTGAAATAGGAAGGCTAAAGGAAAGCAGGGAAGTAAAAGAAGAAGTTAAAGCAATTGAGGAAACATATACAATTGATCATAAAGAAAACACCCAGCTAAAATTAAACAAGGATGATTTAAAGGACGTAAACAAGCAGGCAGCCCTTTTGAAGGATGAAGGCTTGAGCGTGGAAGAAATTGCAGACAGGCTGGGTATACTGAAGGGGGAGGTATTATTAAGGCTTGGTATGAAAAAATAGTGGCACTTTTTTCGGATAAAAAGGTTATATTAGGAATGGGGATAGGGTTTGTTTTGGCATCCTTGATAATGATGGCTGCACCTAAACCTAAAATATCGGATGATGAACTGATAAGGCTTGCCCGGGAAAAGGGTATGGTTTTTCAGGATGAAATAAAGGCTCTGTATAATAAGTAAATGGAGGTGATTGCATGTTAAGAGGAATATATACCGCGGCAGCCGGTATGAAGAATATTCAGGCAAAGCAGGACGCATCAGCAAACAATATGGCAAATTCAACTACTATAGGATACAAGCAGGACAAGGTGGTTTCAGAATCTTTCTCCCAAGTGATGCTGCAAACCGTACAGGATACAGGAAACGGTATTTTAGAGAGAAAAGATATAGGTCCGCTATCTCTTGGTGTTCACAAAGGTGAAGTATACACGGATTTCAGTCAGGGAAATTTCATGGAGACAGGAAATCCTCTTGATTTGGCGATTGTTGGCCAGGGCTTTTTTGAAGTAAGAAGCTATGATGACATAAATGAGACTGCAAGGTATACAAGGGACGGAAGCTTTATATTGGATGCAGAGGGAAGAATTGTAAACCTTGACGGTGAATTTTTAATGGCGGAAGATTTGGAAACAGGAGAGACAGGTCCTGCTGTTGTTGGCAGTGGACAGGTTACTGTCAATGATAGCGGTATTATAACTGTGGATAATGTGGACAGATACCGAATAATTACTGTTGATTTTGTGGATTATAACAATATAGCAAAAGCAGGCAATAATCTAATCATTACTGGAGATGAGCCTGTGATAGCCGAAGCGCAGAATATTGATATCCGCCAGGGAATTTTAGAGCAGTCCAATGTGGATTTAACCAGCGAAATGACCAATATGATAGTGAATATCAGAAGCTTTCAGGCAAACCAGAGGGTAATTGCATCAATAGACGAGACCTTGAACAAATCTGTAAATGAAGTAGGAGCCTTGAAATAACAGCAAAAAATTATATTTTTCGATTTATTTCATAATTATTGACAACTAAATGTGAGTATGATATATTATATAATTGGTAAATAAATATATGTGTTTTATACACTCTTATCAAGAGAGGTGGAGGGATAGGCCCGATGAAACCCGGCAACCAGCATTTTATGCCAAGGTGCCAATTCCTGCGGATAATTGCCGCGAGATGAGGGTAGGGAAAACCTCTTCGTCTGAAGAGGTATTATTTTTTGTGTAAATGTGTAAAAAAAAATTTTTTTCAGGGAATTCTTATATTGAACAAACTAATGATAAAAGAATAATTTACATATTAAAGAAGCCCCTGTTATCAAAAGGAGGAGTTATAAAATGACTAAAAGACTTTTTACTTCAGAGTCAGTTACAGAAGGACATCCGGATAAAATATGCGATCAGATATCAGATGCAGTTTTAGACGAAATTTTTTCTAAAGACCCTAACGCAAGGGTTGCCTGCGAAACAGCAGTAACCACAGGCTTAGTTTTGGTTATGGGAGAGATATCAACAAACTGCTATGTGGATATACCAAAAGTAGTAAGGCGCACAATCGAGGAAATAGGCTATACCAGGGCTAAATACGGATTTGACTGCGATACCTGTGCGGTATTGACTTCCATTGATGAACAGTCAGCCGATATCGCCCTCGGAGTTGACAAAGCTCTTGAAGCAAAGCATGGAGAGGAATTCGATAAAATAGAAGCCATAGGTGCGGGAGATCAGGGCATGATGTTTGGATTTGCCTGCGCCGA
Coding sequences within:
- a CDS encoding flagellar basal body-associated FliL family protein gives rise to the protein MNKKMLPVIILVVLFIVAAVLAIILFRLGIISPTSNSGAPPKEITFDVGEYSVNLDEPGYRRYMKTNIFVGYTVKKLEKELAEKTPQMRSIITDILRSKKVEDVSSTDAMEVIKGEIKNSINEILTTGKIDNIYITDIIIQ
- a CDS encoding OmpA family protein → MTRKKAEKKEISQEWLTTYSDMMTLLLTFFVLLYSFSIIDTIKFRKLSSSLASALNNSGADMFEVYETSGDVPVIGEEVPGSDVLPNQNGNAMYNAVTEFVNDNNLGEYVTIKESARGIIIEFKDRILFDTGRAEIKNEGVPVLMKITELIGNMPNDIIIEGHTDNVPISTAQFPSNWELSSARALRVMWYLTENRGLDPKRFSVQAFGEYNPIAGNDTPEGRAQNRRVNILILSKNDEELNQVNMP
- the fliQ gene encoding flagellar biosynthesis protein FliQ, which gives rise to MTESFIVGVAKDALLSVITISGPILAISLGVGLLISIFQATTQIQEQTLTFVPKIIAVFISIIILGPWMLQTLVSFTQRMFDAIPLMVR
- a CDS encoding flagellar biosynthetic protein FliO; translated protein: MDAQLAASFLKLIIFLPVVILLAYISLKLGGQKMLNGGSRIIKIIERVPITSKSYLCVAVINGKPYIVSSSEEKVEILMELPMETMEKYKREGSFKDNFLENLNLFINRKERP
- a CDS encoding motility protein A; the encoded protein is MKKSDMATTIGLFFGLCAIIIGMALDSGKFNPAALALFWDLPSVFITVGGSFFTVLIAFPMDTVKNLPKTLRNAFIEKKMAPLEIIDKFVELSKRARKEGLLSMEDEIEAIDDKFLKNGIQMVVDGLEPETIKEIMELEISAMEKRHSNGINLLKAWAGYGPAYGMIGTLIGLVQMLANLNDPGALGPGMAKAIVTSFYGSVMANFIFSPLAGKLELKSSEESETREMMLEGVLSIQAGVNPRVIEDKLKTYLSPDERLDALRSNTEREAVLDND
- the flhA gene encoding flagellar biosynthesis protein FlhA translates to MNALEKSIGSIKNIFLSTDTLVALGVIGILVLFIIPMSPTVLSLLLVFNLTISLIILLLTMFTTDILQFSVFPTLLLITTLFRLGLNISSTRLILTEGNAGEVIDAFGNFVVRGDYVVGVIIFIIIFIIQFVVITNGSGRVAEVAARFTLDAMPGKQMSIDADLNAGIINEKEAQERRRNLQQEADFYGSMDGASKFVKGDAIAGIIITIVNILGGIIVGMLNMNLTAMEALEKFCLLTIGDGLVSQIPALLISTAAGILVTRNLNNNSFGKEVSSQLTAFPKVIGIASVILLGLGLVPSLPNIPFLILAACTGFFAYTLYKEEKKIKISQKAEAEMAEILPIQKEPENIMNLFQVDTLEIEIGYGLIPLTDTSSGGDLLDRIAAVRRQCATELGVVVQPIRIRDNLQLSTNEYKFKIKGIEVAGGEALHNYLLAMDPAGASIDIEGIKTNEPTFGLPAVWITKDKKDRAEMKGLTVVDPVTVLITHLTEVIKHHSHELLGRQEVKLLIDTVRESYNAVVDELIPDLMSIGEVQKVLQNLLKERVPIRDIITILESLADNARSTKDTEVLTEYVRFSLGRVICRPFVDETNSINVITMHPKLEQLINDNIHKSFQGSFPSLNPADTENIFKSIKNIVDSNMFYNNTPILLCSPRIRPALRRMTEMVFPEIPVLSMNEIPGSIGINSVGVVSLDDN
- the fliP gene encoding flagellar type III secretion system pore protein FliP (The bacterial flagellar biogenesis protein FliP forms a type III secretion system (T3SS)-type pore required for flagellar assembly.): MKRKVIFTTALFVALICMTYIAYAQPARLPIPNIGIQVGQAENPQDYVDSIKLMIIITILALVPSFIVLMTSFTRIVVVLSFVRNALSTQQTPPNQVLIGLALFLTLFIMAPVYTTVNEEAIKPYLEETITQQEAIEIGSKPIRDFMLKQTRQKDLALFISAAQLEQPEAAEDVPFTALIPAFVISELKTAFQIGFLIYIPFIVIDMIVASILMSMGMFMLPPVTISLPFKLLLFVMVDGWYLVVKSLLESFA
- a CDS encoding flagellar FlbD family protein gives rise to the protein MIKLTGLNNREFYLNCELIEKIEVTPDTIISTTSDKKYVVKESPEVIIKSIIDFKRKYMMSIPEVIK
- the flhB gene encoding flagellar biosynthesis protein FlhB, which translates into the protein MNMDFNLFVVFFLIFIRVISFLGTSPLMMIKGIPNMVKANLGVFIALLIFNFAPYDSSIIPETTFGLISVAAGECVLGLSMGYISTLFLNAVMMSGQLMDMHVGFGMVSQFDPMTSTEVSILGSLSNLIGLLVFLIIDGHHIIIEAIIESYNVVPLLGVNIPPEAGTYVLMLFIKLVAVSLKLAAPIIVVIFITEIAMGLIARTVPQLNILMMGMPLKVLLGLFAFSAAIPGLIHMYIKVFEGIPGDLNNFFSLFPLLIMFASEEKTEDPTSKKRSDARKKGQVAKSREFTAAISMIGITVLAFSLSNYGLQQTRLFLTRSLTNAGKMEMIEGDVFDTLIYSAMEFMKITLPVFGAVMLIGIIANLVQTGFIYSTEPLKPKLSKLNPIEGFKRMFSGKAVVEMLKSAANILIIGYIIYSFIKEEFYNILKLSDMSIEALFEMPKRLVQSGLIRVTLVVCVLAIIDFFYQRYAYKKELKMTKQEVKEEYKQMEGDPQIRSRIRQKQREMAMRRMMHEVPKSTVIVTNPTHLSIALKYEQGKDSAPMVIAKGADFVAIKIREIAKENKIPIVENKPVARMLYDKVEINESIPVEMYQAVAEIMAIVYNLKKKM